The genomic region GTGTCTGGCGATTTTTTCCTTTATGCTTTGGTAGAACGGTAAAAAATGCATCCATTTGGTTTGCACAGTAAGTACTCTCCATTACACATTTAAGGTCTTTAACGTGGAGTATTCGTGATAAATACATATATTGCTTATGCATGATGGGTATGAGTTAACAAAGAAGTTTTTACTATACTTGCTCAAATATCGTGCGAATGAAATTGATATCGTGCAAGAATTTCTTAATCACATCATGTATATCTTAATTTGTAATGGATTTTTAGTTGGATCATTGTTCTATATGTATGCATATTTTTATCATTTTACATTGCAAATGAAGTGGACTTCAATTATTACTCCATTGTGCATGTGCTATCTTTTCTCTACAAGTGAAAGTTAACATGCATAATATTTATATACAGATAGCAAAATATTTTAAAAGCCCGTAACAACACACGGGCATTCTACTAATATCACCAACTTGTCAACCTCACATGGATTGCGTTAATTTAATTTAGATCGATGTTTGAGACAGGACGAAACATGCTAAATCCCATATGAAATTAGCAAAAAAAACAAATATAATCAGGCCAACAGCCACCCAATCAAACCCCGTATGAATGTTCAGCTTCACCAGTTGAATAAACACAACAAAACTAATGAATAATGATATTCAGCTTTCACCATTTGCCCAAGTGATCAAATTGAATACACACTGCATAATAAATAAACATACGAAGACTGGTAGAAAGACCTAAGAAGCACGATACAACCATGTTGCTGCCTATTTCCAATAAACAAGCTGGAAATGTTTACTTAACCAATGCAAAGTATGTCCAATAAACAAGCTGGAAATGTTTACTTAACCAATGCAAAGTATGTCGGCAACGGCCTGTCTCTAGCTCCATGATTGTGTATATGCTCCTGCGCCTTCCTGGTTAACAAGAATAAAGAAAATGCTCCAAACACAAACTCAAATCTAGAGTGCACACACCTCTGGACAAAATGCAGCACAATTTATCCAACATGATGATACCTAATCACAATCTCGTAACTTGCCAATACTCCATTGGTGCAACACATGCATGTCAAATGGCATTCTGATCATGTGCGCACCTATAGCATGTTAAGGCGTTTAAGAATCTCAAGCAAAGGTTGGTACTTTCAGACAACCATGCCAAAAGTTGTTCCATAGGTAAATTATCAACCAGTTTGCTTCAGGACTGGCAATGTATTGGGTGTTATAATCAAGATACACTGCATTAGCTGATGGTCTCTGTGATTACACAATCTGTTTGGTTCAAGGAAGGTTTGTTTTCCCATTACAACACAGCTCTGACGCAGGATAGCTCAGGACGCctgaaaagagaagaaaagaagacCTCCGCCGGCTCCCCCAGATCCAGCACCagaacaaaacaaaacaaacgCAGATTGATCCAGAACCAACACAAAAAAGGCCAGATCGATGAACACAGACGCATACAGAGAAGATCTCTCCTGGTCCAGAGGCTGTTGGTACATCGATTGGCAAATGAATCCAAGATTTAGCATCCTGGATTCTATAGATTCGTCGGTGGGCGAAAGGAGACAGACAAGAGCAAGGAGGTTTCCAGCGCAGGTGCCTGCTGCGGCGTCATCGCTGCTGCTCAGGGTCACTGGGCCTCAGGCCTCTTGGTGAGGAGAAGGTTGGGACAAGTGAGACGGCATGCGGTGTTATCCCAATCCAGCTGGGATGCTGTTATCCCAATCCATCTGGGATGGGCTCTTTTTGGGATTGTGCTATCCCAATCCAGCTGGGATGGGCCCTTTTTGGGATTGTGAAGCACCGTATCTGATTACAGGGTGACTGAAACACGAAACAACTGAATCAAACATGTGTATGGTATTCGCAAGCCAATGTAATCGGAAGACAGCAAAAATTCTCCTATATCCTgcacacattttgagctcattgaTTTAGGATTTCAAGTTGTAAGTCATAGTGGTATCTCATGGTTACTGTTTGCAGACAGGAGCAAGTCTTGGTAATATTATTCTGAATTACTACTGCTAACAATGACAGTATGTATCAATGAAGGAATGCATATTTGCATGCAAGGGCAAGTAGCATCTCCTAAGTTTTGGATGGCGAATAGGGGACCAAGTCTCTCATACAAACTACTAAGCAGGTTTTAGGACAACAAATACAGAATCTTATATGTGACCTTCCAATACATAGGTTCAGAACATTTACGGCAGGGCATCACACACAGGCCCGGAGGAAAAGATAAAGAGTAAATGTATTCTACTAGGGAAATCAGAGGGTTTGTGGCATCCAGACAGGTCCTCTTAAGCAAAGCTTCCAGGTTGGGCCATACTCTCAGTCATCTGGTTTGGGTAGGGGCTCCAATAAGCAGGCTCCAAACTTCATTGGTCTTGGCTGTTTTCAGTAAAGGATTGGGCAGGGGTGCAAATGTGAAACGGACAGGTTCATCGGAAGAGAGCTGAGCTGGGTTCAATGTGTTTCAAAGGCAGATGTGGTTAGAAGCAAGTATTGACCATGTAGTCACTATATACGTCTCAACACGCACAGCAACCATACCTGTTGGATTCAACAACCTGCATTTTAATAGCCATAGCGTTTTCCAGATGAAAGATAGGTAGAGCCAGATAACCTGATAAAGAATTTGCAAACAGTACCAAGTGAAAAATTACATATGGAATAAAGATAAGCCTACAAAGATAAAAATGGAATATCAAGTAAACTTGGCCTTGACCAAAGTTTGCACAAAATGAcactccctccatctcataatataagatgttattacaaccaaCATATGAGTACATTGGTTCTAATAACATCTTGTataatgggacagagggagtaatagaCAGCAATATATCGAGTGTAAAGAAACATTAATATTTTGGTTAAAAAAACCACGCCTATACATGTGCCGCTTAATTGTGATTAGGTGCTAGGCGACAGCAGAACAGCAACCGATTTATCGTACTAGCCATGTGCTTAATCGTCCCTAGGCATGCCGCTTAGGCAAAGTAGGCGCTAGAGGCAGAACTAGCAATTTACACTTAGTGCTTTTTTTAACATTTATTTCCCTACACAGAACTATGATCAACAACGTGAATATGTATACTGGGTGACTAAAAAAAAGTCATTCTTACCCGCTGCTGCCAGAACCACCACTGTAAGCACCATAGCCGCCTCCGTAGACCTAGAGATGGTTTCAGTTCGTATTGTGGGATAAGAAACCTGACAAAATGTCGgcaggatttgcaatgaataaaaggGATGCTATACCTGGGAGCTGCCATAATTTGCATAACGGTCAACAGGAAGCACATCGTCTGATGCATGATATCCACTAGAATATGGATAATCGTGCCCAGCAGACTTATTGTCTCTGCTTAGATACTTTGGCTCATCGGACACACTAGCAGGCAAAGGGTGATATGGGATCACAGGTGGAAAACCTGATAAAGCACCTTCTCTTTCAAAGAAGTTGGCTTTCAGCCTTGTAGTTATTTGCACAAGAGCATGCCTTGCAACATCAAGATCTCCGCTGATCTGTTGTACATGACAATTACAACAGTAAATATTTTTTATGGCAACAAGGAGTCGTGAAACAAAGAACATCAGAAGTTAAAGTTGTTACCTGGACCATCTCTTCGTCGTCCGATGCTACTTTTGGAACATCCTCCTTCGAAATGATTCGTATGGTTGCTCTCGATGTTCTTCGTATCTCCGTAATGATTGAACCACCTTTGCCGATCAGGCACCCTATCCGTGATGTCGACACCAACAAACGTGTAGTATATGATGGCTCCCCCGATTCTGCATCAATTTTCTCACTGCATCTTGGCTGTAAACGGACTGTAGCATCGATTGTTGGAGAGACAGGATCTTCAAAGAACTGCATGGCACGGAAAATTAGAATTAATCAGGACCTGCTACTAAATATAAACATGGAAACGTATCAGGCAAAAACTGAAGAAGAGAGAAATTACCTCCTTTGCTGAAACTGTAATTATGCAGTCATCTTCAGCACTCGAACTATCCACTTTGATAAAAGCTCCAGATTCTTGCCTAATCTGTTTGATAATACCACCTCTTTTTCCAATTACACCTCCGACATTCGCCGCAGCACAAAGCAGACGCAGGCTAAACTCTTTTGCAGAGCTCACCTCCCTCCGTTGTTGGTATATAGAAGGCCAATCTCCCACCATATCACCTTTGTATCGTCCATAAGGACTAACCATAGGAGTAATCCCTACAACTGGTGCAGTAGAGGAACTACCAAGGCGGGATCCCGCTGGAAAAGGTTGGGTTAAGCTGGACGCAAGGAGATGCTGTGACCTGGATGGGTTGCCATGGAGGCGAGATGACACTTGGAGAAGAGCTTTTCTAACTACCATCGGATCCCCAATTATCTAGTTTTAAAATGATAAAAAATGTTATATATTTATGATTTCAGTGACACTACAAAACAATACAGTATACACTGTATTAAACTAAATAAACTGAAGAAAATATACCCATTTATTAAATGAACATGCCCGTTATTCAATTAATGAGTACAAATTTACAACCAGAGCATATGAAATACTGCACATAAACAAGTAAACATTCGTTGtagtagatactccctccgttcctaaatacaaatctttttagagattctaatatagactacatacggagcaaaatgagtgaatctacactctaaaatacgtttatatacatccatatgtaattcatattgaaatctctaaaaggacttatatttaggaacggagggagtatttggtaaGACTACGGATACCACATGTCCACATGTACTATATAGAAGAGAGGATATACTTGCTATACGAGTATAGTAGTACACCTGTACATTTATTGCAGGAAAAAGCAGGAAAAATTGACTAACCAGGAGAAGTTCATCACCACTAGTAGCACATGCAGGAAGGTGTTCATTACTAAGAACACGTATTTGTGAACCAGTGTCGCTGCGGATTCCCTGGATGATATGCCCACCTTTTCCAATAATGCATCCAATCTGATCAGATGGCACAAGCAACCGAACAGTAAGTTGACCTAAACCCTCTTCATTTTCTTCGTTCACAGGACCATCATCTGTGGCAAGCTTCTCATGAACCCTAAAGAGAGCATCTTGAGCAGCGCAAACCTTATCTTCGGTATCTTCAATGGTATTAGTCTCCCTGCTTGAGCTAAATATTGTTATGACTCGGTCATCGCAGTTAGGTACACTCTCACCAATCCTAATCTTAGCTTGAGTATCGCTCCTCAGCTGTTTGGCAATTTCTCCACCCCTCCCAATTATACTCCCTATTTTCCTAGACGTGCAAAGGTAGCGATAGACAGTGTCATCTGGACCAGGAGCATATGTATCATCACCAGGATTTCTTCTCTTGCCACCTCCATTTTCAGCATAATCAGACTGCCGCTTTCCATGACTGTTCCGGTGCCCAGGCCCGACCATGATCTAAAAGCAGAGACAGAATAGTCAGCAACATAGAATACCGTGAGAACCAAATACAAACTTAAATAAAAATTCTTCAACGGCAGTAATAACACAGCATGTCATGTGGTACATTAGGATTCTTCATAAAGAGGGTACTATTCTATTTTCCATCAAGCTTTTCCACCTCCAAACCCAAGTGGCATCAGGCAGCAGCTAAGACCCTCGATACCATATGATAGTAAAAGATGATGGCTTCCAAATAAAAGCATGCATCGCTCACCTGGGCCTACTTATGTTGTGTGCCCATGTTAGGACCACCAAAAATGAAGCAAATATTAAAATCCACCAGGTGGAATTGAGGGCTATAGCAGATTGCAGGCCAATGCTTAATCAATGCACATGGCAAAATCAACTGCGGTTATAAATCCTTGCCAAATCAAACACGGAAACCAAATGCATGCTTCTGACTAGAGAACATCTCCAAGAAAAACATCCGTTTCGACAAGAAAATAATGGATTTTGGTCTCTTTAATACATAATCATCCCACAGGAAAAGatgtaaaaaaattcaaataagagcATGCTTACCTGTACCAATATCTGCTGTCCATGTTAGGACCACTAAAAATGTGGCAACCCTTAAAATTGACCGGGTGAATTTGAGGACTATGCCACTTAATGAACGCACATAGCAAAATCAATTGAAGTTATAAATCCTTAACAAATCAAAAATATATGGAGACCAAATACATGCCTCTCACTAGACGAAATCTACTTAGACAAGATCTCTGCAGACAAAAGAGTCTGTTTCGACAAGAAAATATTGGTTTCGGACTTTCGGTCTCTTCAACACATACATGAGCCTCTTTCTGGGCAGCTGAATTAACTGGAGAACAAATCTTTGGAAAAACCTAAACAGAGCCCGTACAAAAATGAAACACGCAGGCATCTACCGAAAATCAAATTCAAAAGGGCCCGCTCTCTCCATCCTCTCATTACGGAGCGCCAACCTCCCAGATAAGTGCCCCAAACTACACTTCGGGGAGGTACATCTAAAGGAACTTGCGCATCAAGACAGACGCACATAACCCCAATTCTCCTGCCTTCAGTACAAGCAAACGTTTATACTATCATTTACTCCTCAACCGCGCAGCAAACAAATCATCAAGAAAGTGGATGGATCATAACTGACGAGGATGTTCCCGGGCGATCCTCGGCTGATAGCTCACGGCGCGGGCAGCCATGTGGGAGAGGGCAGACcagcgcgaggggggggggggggggggggggagctcacCGCGGCGGCCGCCGGAGAAGGGTACCAGATCTGGCGTAGGGAGACGAGGAGAGAACGACAAGTCTATGAGTCTCACGCGGAACAGAAGGGGGCTAATAAGCGATTTGCACCCTGGGTGAAGGCTCCAGCAACTTCTAACACAAAAGTATAGATCGGGCAATCATCCTCGCAAGgagctttttttttgttttttgagtgGATCCTCGCAAGGAGCGTCGAGAGCAGCGTTTTGGGCGAAGCCTGGCCGGCTGGCCCCTCgagtctcctcctcctctccccctcctcgccgccgtccatagTGCCGCCGGGCGAAGCCTGGCCGGCTGGACGGCGGCGGGGCTTCTCCCCATCCTCTTCGTTTAGACTGGCGCGGGACAGCGGGATCCAGAGGAACGTCGGGCGAACGTGGGgtccggcggcgcggcgggcgggtCTCCCATCAGCGTCGTACGCGACACGGTAGTGGCGACCTGCGTGTCGTGAGGTGGTGGATGCGTTGGCCTAACCGGTTGTCGCGGGTGCCGCCGGATCTCCTTTCTTCGAACTCCGTCGGCCGCCGCGGGGTGGTGATGATCGTCGCTGGCCACGTCGGATCATTGGATTCGGTGTCTGGAGATCTACAAGGAGTTTTTCTCGATCCTCCTTTCTGGTGGGTTGAACCTCATGGCTCTTTCATCTTCGCGGTTTTCGGATCGTGGCTTGCCGGATCCGGAGTACACGGAGGTTTGGCGCATAGGAtggggaccggaggaaactttggtcggcGTGTTCGGCCCGGCATCGGCGATGTCACTTGACGCCGTTACCCTTCCTGGAGGCGAAGCCGAGGTCCCCCCTATCCACCCTCGAACCCCtcccggacgaaagtccaaaattcagtctggattgggcggcggcagcgtcctgcgcgtcgtatcctccatggaggcgccgtcttgggaggaATTGTTGTTCGGGGGAGAGATGTTGTGGATGGTGGGCTCCGAGTAGCTCCAACAGTGGTGATGGTGTGGAGGTTGCCAGGTGGTGCGGCGTTGTATCTACCGCGTCATTGATGGCGAGTGGTGGCGGCATGGTGCAGCTGCATATCGATGACGGATGTGGCTGGATGGACGAGCGTAGGGTGGTCGAGCtgtctggcgccatggtggcgtcgacggcatgCCTGGCAAGGTCTGTGCGTCAGTACCTGCTCtggagatggatcggtggaagaagGCGGCGGCAGCCTCGGTGAGTGCGCCGGACCGGCGTGTGACCCAGTCTCGGTATGTGGCTAGGATGGGGCATCCGGCATTAGATGTTAGaatttggtgcgatgtctgtttggtattaggctcggacattcggcaccaCTGCATCAAGAgggtaggagtagcgacagatgttgtttagatggtggcttcaggcttactgatgtactactttgtaaggtattttgtgcttaataattaataaagtgaccatatgcatcgtccagatgcagaggccggggtgcatccccttttctaaaaaaaatgaatCCTTAAGCATTAGGTTGGTCTAAGAAGTCAATGCTCCGCCCACTCCAAAATGTATTGGGCATGCTACAAATGGCACAAGCTCTTGGTCGTAGAAAGGACATGTGAGGAGAGAGAGAGGATCAACACTCGCTGGTCAGAGTAACAGTATGAAGATGGCGAACCCGCTGAGATGGTAAATTGCTGGGCTAATAGTGAAGCAAAGCTTTGTTTAGAAGACTGCTCGATTAATGCATGCTTGTGGGATTTAATGGCCAAAGATGATATGTTGTGCAATGTGATGTAGCCGAGAACAACATTAGCAAAAAGTTTGCATTTGTTCAGTGGTGTTTTTGTCGGATTAcgagttccggcaaacccttgaggtccgaacactggggtgcgcacggagatctttcccccCAGCTCACGCTCTCGCaatgatctcaaagcctagctcgccgaacccaaggaacaagggacacaagagtttatactggttcgggccaccgttgcagtgtaataccctactccagtatggtgtggtggatttccttgtaggctggggatgaacaagtacaagggaagaacagcctcctaaggagaggtgttcttgagctcgatgagcttgtgtggctggggatgatccgagtgatatgtctccagatgagcctctctctctctctctcgatgagCCCCCActggctatggtggtggctagccctatttatagaggctcgggtcatctccccaaatattaggtgggaagggatcccacaacagccaattcaaagggggacaacgagtataagttatcctgacaaaagatggtcttcgcctgccaaaggttctggtggtgatgccgtcgtgggctccgtggtgacctccgtcttgccgtcctactggtcttggtctcgttgcaccgatatagaaacctttgcctaacgcctcgggactcctcacctgcgcctgcctctttatcaccgaagaggaaactggcactctgcgcccgctggcgcccgtctAGCCttaatcgtcatggctcacatcacgggaacctcacgaggtgccccttgccttgatctctccgctcctcgcgagccagcctagtgaggctgcccctgaggaggtcttgtgtcgtccgcctcgcaaggcttggcccctcgcgagggtcttgagcattggttgatgaagatgggccgtaccaggccgcggGTGGAGCCACGtcctgggccgcaagcaggcaggtctgggtacccccgttacCAGGACGCcgtcagtagcccccgggcccaaggtgtgctcgtgcttggcttcgcggcaaagccaaggagcaagtgcggagcgccgtgggccccaatagctTGCGGCCTTGATTGACACGTGGCGATTGGCAGGTCATGGGCATCTcctcttccccatgctgcctcgacaactgcccgaccAGACAAAAAGTTAGCGTGTGCCATGGCGTCTTCATTGCttgccttcgtcttgctccagatcccctttcttgttcTTCGCCCCCAAGTCTCCAGATCTACGCCAGTCCTCCTCCAAGCCCGCCATTGATGGCACCTAGCAAGACAAAGGCCACCCTTCCACCCTCCTGGTATGAGCTGGCTCTGAGCACGCCCaccgtctcggagaagaacctcgccgccacacTCCTGATGACGGCGGAGGGAGCCGATAAGAAGAGAAAGACCGTGCTTCGGGTTGGCTCCGCCAAGCTGGAGCCTCTGACAACACCTTCTATCCTTTCTTCATGAGTAGCGTCATGGtagggttggttccccccttctctgacttcttctactccgtcctcagccattacaagttgcatgccctccatcttcatcccaactctgtcctccttctgTCAATTTTTGCCTTCTACTATGAGGCATACggcggggtgatgccgtccgtggcactgctgcgccacttcttctatctTCGGATCATGGATGGCCATTGCTcagggtgtaacgccctcgatgcggctatatctcccacgtgtcgaagcacgacttagaggcataaccgcattgaaagcaatgtcgcaagtgaggtaatcttcacacaacccatgtaatacaataagggaaaagatacatagttggcttacactcgccacttcacacaattacatgaataaagcattacatcatccagatacaattaaggtccgactacgtaaccaaaatgaaagaagactaccccaaatgctacacagatccccgatcgtcccgactgggctccactactgatcaattggaaacggaacaacataaaggacaagatcttcatcaagctcctcctttaGCTTAGTTGcttcacctgctcggtaacatcggcacctgcaaactggttttggaagtatctgtgagtcacggggactcagcaatctcacaccctcgcgatcaagactatttaagtttatgggtaaggtaaaaggtatgaagtggagctgcagcaagcgactagcatatatggtggctaaacatacgcaaatgagagcgagaagagaaggcaaagcacggtcgagaatctatgatcaagaagtgatcctagaacaatctacgtcaagcattactccaacaccgtgtccacttcccggaccctaccgagaagagaccatcacggtaacacacgcggttgatgtattttaattaaggtcaacttcaggttttctacaaccggacattaacaaattcccatctgcccataaccgtgggcacggctttcgaaagttcaaatccctgcaggggtgtcccaacttagcccatcacaagctctcatggtcaacgaaggatattccttctcccaaaacATTCcaatcaggctcggcatccaggttacaagacatttcgacaatggtaaaacaagtccagcaacaccgcccgaatgtgtcgacaaatcctgataggagctgcacatatctcgttctcagggcacactcagatgagctctgcatacaactaaaaccaaacctcgagtttccccgagggggcgctgcacatggctctagtttggaccaacactcagaggagcattggccccggggggggggggtaaaataatgatgaccctcaggagcgcgactcccaagggaaaagaaaaggctaggtggcgaatggtaaaaccaatgttgggcattgctggaggagttttattcaaggcgaactgtcaaggggttcccactataacccaaccgcgtaaggaacacaaaatccgggaacataacaccaatatgacggaaactagggcggcaagagtagagcaaaacaccaggcataaggccgagtcttccaccctttaccaagtatatagatgcattaattaaataagagatattgtgatatcccaacaaaatatctgttacaccctcgatgcgactatagctcccacgtgccgaggtttgacatggcaatttgggaggctgacaagcaaaaggtaggcattgtagcat from Triticum aestivum cultivar Chinese Spring chromosome 4A, IWGSC CS RefSeq v2.1, whole genome shotgun sequence harbors:
- the LOC123086013 gene encoding RNA-binding KH domain-containing protein RCF3, translating into MVGPGHRNSHGKRQSDYAENGGGKRRNPGDDTYAPGPDDTVYRYLCTSRKIGSIIGRGGEIAKQLRSDTQAKIRIGESVPNCDDRVITIFSSSRETNTIEDTEDKVCAAQDALFRVHEKLATDDGPVNEENEEGLGQLTVRLLVPSDQIGCIIGKGGHIIQGIRSDTGSQIRVLSNEHLPACATSGDELLLIIGDPMVVRKALLQVSSRLHGNPSRSQHLLASSLTQPFPAGSRLGSSSTAPVVGITPMVSPYGRYKGDMVGDWPSIYQQRREVSSAKEFSLRLLCAAANVGGVIGKRGGIIKQIRQESGAFIKVDSSSAEDDCIITVSAKEFFEDPVSPTIDATVRLQPRCSEKIDAESGEPSYTTRLLVSTSRIGCLIGKGGSIITEIRRTSRATIRIISKEDVPKVASDDEEMVQISGDLDVARHALVQITTRLKANFFEREGALSGFPPVIPYHPLPASVSDEPKYLSRDNKSAGHDYPYSSGYHASDDVLPVDRYANYGSSQVYGGGYGAYSGGSGSSGLSGSTYLSSGKRYGY